The following coding sequences are from one Geothrix sp. window:
- a CDS encoding tRNA modification GTPase, with translation MHPTADPICAPATPLLPAAVAVVRVSGPGLPGLLAPLVALPAPRKAAVRTLAWDGFRERALVLFFPGPDSYTGEDIVELQTHGNPLLVRRLLAHLGTLGARLAEPGEFTRRALLNGRQGLLEAEALRDLVGAETDTQLRLAQARAGSLPDWISGARHSLTPWMARAEAAVDYGEEEGISLNQKDLAIELAPLAARFHVERSRARASRRLQDGLRLALVGRPNAGKSTLFNALAGEDRAIVTEIPGTTRDTIEVRCEWRGLPLRLFDTAGLRESQDPVERLGMARVGPLLENADLILHLVPVGEVASAPVDAALLPFRAKVLEVRTFADLAEAPGVAIAAQLGDLDALEAALKERLLGGLAPDACLGALATDRQVALLDDLTRQLDLLLELDPGCPPELPASLLQGAWGLLARLTGEDRAESALDALFSGFCLGK, from the coding sequence GTGCATCCGACCGCCGATCCCATCTGCGCGCCCGCGACCCCGCTGCTGCCCGCTGCGGTGGCGGTGGTGCGGGTCTCCGGGCCCGGCCTGCCCGGTCTGCTGGCCCCCCTCGTCGCGCTGCCGGCCCCCCGGAAGGCCGCCGTGCGCACGCTGGCCTGGGACGGCTTCCGGGAGCGGGCCCTGGTGCTCTTCTTCCCCGGGCCCGACAGCTACACCGGCGAAGACATCGTGGAGTTGCAGACCCACGGCAATCCCCTGCTGGTGCGGCGCCTCCTGGCCCACCTGGGCACCCTGGGCGCACGGTTGGCCGAGCCCGGGGAGTTCACCCGCCGGGCCCTGCTGAACGGCAGGCAGGGCCTGCTGGAGGCCGAGGCCCTGCGGGACCTGGTGGGTGCGGAGACGGACACCCAGCTCCGCCTGGCCCAGGCCCGGGCCGGATCCCTGCCCGACTGGATCTCCGGGGCCCGCCACAGCCTGACCCCCTGGATGGCCCGGGCCGAGGCGGCGGTGGATTACGGGGAAGAAGAGGGAATTTCGTTGAATCAAAAGGACTTGGCCATCGAGCTGGCGCCGCTGGCAGCGCGGTTCCACGTGGAACGGTCCCGGGCCAGGGCCTCCCGGCGCCTCCAGGACGGCCTCCGCCTGGCCCTGGTGGGGCGCCCCAATGCCGGCAAGAGCACCCTCTTCAACGCCCTGGCCGGCGAGGACCGGGCCATCGTCACCGAGATCCCGGGCACCACGCGGGACACCATCGAGGTCCGCTGTGAATGGCGGGGCCTGCCCTTGCGGCTCTTCGACACGGCGGGACTCCGGGAATCCCAGGACCCGGTGGAGCGCCTGGGGATGGCCCGGGTGGGGCCCCTCCTGGAGAACGCCGACCTGATCCTCCACCTGGTGCCCGTCGGCGAGGTGGCCTCGGCCCCGGTGGATGCCGCCCTCCTCCCCTTCCGGGCGAAGGTGCTGGAGGTCCGCACGTTTGCGGACCTGGCGGAGGCCCCAGGCGTGGCCATCGCCGCACAACTGGGGGACCTGGATGCCCTGGAGGCGGCCCTCAAGGAACGACTGCTGGGCGGCCTCGCGCCCGACGCCTGCCTCGGGGCGCTGGCCACCGACCGCCAGGTGGCGCTGCTGGATGACCTGACGCGGCAGCTGGACCTGCTGCTGGAACTGGACCCGGGCTGTCCCCCCGAGCTGCCGGCCTCCCTCCTGCAGGGTGCCTGGGGCCTGCTGGCCCGGCTCACGGGCGAGGATCGGGCCGAAAGCGCCCTGGATGCGCTCTTCAGCGGCTTCTGCCTCGGGAAGTAG
- the gatB gene encoding Asp-tRNA(Asn)/Glu-tRNA(Gln) amidotransferase subunit GatB produces the protein MKPGYEAVIGLEVHVQLRTRSKMFCACRNLTGAPPNSLTCPVCLGLPGALPALNAEAVRMALALGLAVEAEIRPRSAFYRKQYFYPDLPKGYQITQGPVALVEAGHLDIPGDARVRGAEGPVRIRIERAHLEEDAGKSHHDLEGSASHVDLNRAGVPLLEVVGAPDLRSAAEASDYLKTLHRLVVGLGICDGNLEEGSFRCDANVSIRPSGSAAFGTRVEVKNLNSFRFVRQALEHELERQMALLEGGGAVQMETRGWDAAAGETRAQRTKEAAMDYRYFPEPDLPLLAVEPAEIEAARAALPELPERRIRRWREAHGLGLDEAQTLAQSPAFAAYFEAVTSLSGSGRGAAAWMLGEVSRTLNERGTTIEAFPITPEALAGLVRLVEARTLGFGAAKDQVFPALLAGEGPAEAIVAARGLAQVSDRGAIEALVAQVLDANPGPVAQVRGGKESLKGFLVGQVLKAGQGRLDAKLVTEVLAEALAKP, from the coding sequence ATGAAGCCCGGGTATGAAGCGGTGATCGGTTTGGAGGTGCACGTCCAGCTGCGGACCCGGTCCAAAATGTTCTGTGCCTGCCGGAACCTGACCGGCGCCCCTCCCAACAGCCTCACCTGCCCGGTGTGTCTTGGGCTGCCCGGTGCCCTGCCGGCCCTGAATGCTGAGGCCGTGCGCATGGCGCTGGCCCTGGGGTTGGCCGTGGAGGCGGAGATCCGGCCTCGCAGTGCCTTCTACCGCAAGCAGTATTTCTATCCGGACCTCCCGAAGGGGTACCAGATCACCCAGGGACCCGTGGCCCTGGTGGAGGCTGGCCACCTGGACATCCCCGGCGATGCCCGGGTGCGGGGAGCGGAAGGTCCCGTGCGGATCCGGATCGAACGGGCCCACCTGGAGGAGGATGCGGGGAAGAGCCACCATGATCTGGAAGGGAGTGCCAGCCACGTGGATCTGAACCGGGCCGGGGTGCCCCTCCTCGAGGTCGTGGGGGCGCCTGACCTTCGCAGCGCCGCCGAGGCCTCCGACTACCTCAAGACCCTCCACCGGCTGGTGGTGGGCCTGGGCATCTGCGACGGGAACCTGGAGGAGGGCAGCTTCCGCTGTGACGCCAATGTCAGCATCCGCCCCTCCGGATCGGCGGCCTTCGGCACCCGCGTCGAGGTGAAGAACCTGAATTCCTTCCGCTTCGTCCGCCAGGCCCTGGAGCACGAGCTCGAGCGGCAGATGGCCCTGCTCGAAGGGGGCGGGGCCGTGCAGATGGAGACCCGGGGTTGGGATGCCGCGGCGGGGGAGACCCGGGCCCAGCGGACCAAGGAGGCGGCCATGGACTATCGCTATTTCCCGGAGCCCGACCTGCCCCTGCTCGCGGTGGAGCCGGCGGAGATCGAGGCCGCCCGGGCGGCCCTGCCCGAGCTGCCGGAGCGGCGCATCCGCCGCTGGCGCGAGGCCCACGGCCTGGGCCTGGACGAGGCCCAGACCCTGGCCCAGAGCCCGGCCTTCGCCGCCTACTTCGAGGCGGTGACGAGTCTGAGCGGCTCGGGTCGCGGTGCCGCCGCCTGGATGCTGGGGGAGGTGAGCCGCACCCTCAACGAGCGGGGGACCACCATCGAAGCCTTCCCCATCACGCCGGAGGCCCTGGCCGGCCTGGTCCGGCTCGTGGAGGCGCGGACCCTGGGCTTCGGCGCCGCCAAGGACCAGGTCTTCCCCGCCCTCCTGGCCGGCGAAGGGCCCGCCGAGGCCATCGTGGCCGCGCGGGGGCTGGCCCAGGTGAGTGATCGGGGGGCCATCGAGGCGCTGGTGGCCCAGGTGCTGGACGCGAACCCGGGCCCCGTGGCCCAGGTCCGGGGTGGCAAGGAGAGCCTCAAGGGCTTCCTCGTGGGCCAGGTCCTCAAGGCGGGCCAGGGACGACTGGATGCGAAGCTTGTCACCGAGGTGTTGGCCGAGGCCCTGGCCAAACCCTGA
- a CDS encoding trans-sulfuration enzyme family protein: protein MPKPWGPTTTAIHAGKRFNTTRAVTTPIFQTSVFQLMENSEGAEFSASVEPPAFYTRWGNPNTSEVEAVLAELEGAERALATASGMAAFALVFEALLKPGDHLVAPAAIYLGTEQLIRRWEAERGLKVTWVQNTLDLAEWEAALQPETRMIWVETPSNPTLALTDLAGVAALGKKHGVRTVADNTFPSPIHTRPLAFGIDLSVASATKYLGGHSDLVAGVIAGPEADIVACWHLAKILGPTLDPMASWLLHRGLKTLALRVRRASDNAQALAQWLLWQPHVARVDYPGLPSHPGHEIAVRQMEKGYGAMVGFELRAGLVAGQRFCEALEVITRGVSLGGVESLIQHPASMSHLKTAPEVKARLGITDGLLRFSVGIEDQPDLIADLEKGFQAAAVAR, encoded by the coding sequence ATGCCCAAGCCCTGGGGACCCACCACCACCGCCATCCACGCCGGGAAGCGCTTCAACACCACCCGGGCCGTGACCACACCCATCTTCCAGACCTCGGTCTTCCAGCTGATGGAGAACAGCGAGGGCGCCGAGTTCTCCGCCAGCGTCGAACCGCCGGCCTTCTACACGCGGTGGGGCAATCCCAACACCAGCGAGGTCGAGGCGGTACTCGCCGAACTCGAGGGCGCGGAGCGGGCCCTGGCGACGGCCTCCGGCATGGCGGCCTTCGCCCTGGTGTTCGAGGCCCTGCTGAAGCCGGGCGACCACCTGGTGGCCCCCGCCGCCATCTACCTGGGCACGGAACAGCTCATCCGCCGCTGGGAGGCCGAGCGGGGCCTGAAGGTGACCTGGGTGCAGAACACCCTGGACCTGGCCGAGTGGGAGGCCGCGCTCCAGCCGGAGACCCGGATGATCTGGGTGGAGACCCCCTCCAACCCCACCCTGGCCCTGACGGACCTGGCGGGCGTCGCGGCCCTCGGGAAGAAGCACGGTGTCCGCACCGTGGCCGACAACACCTTCCCCAGCCCCATCCACACTCGGCCCCTGGCCTTCGGCATCGACCTCAGCGTGGCTTCCGCCACCAAGTACCTGGGGGGGCACTCGGACCTGGTGGCCGGCGTCATCGCGGGGCCCGAGGCTGACATCGTGGCCTGCTGGCACCTCGCGAAGATCCTGGGTCCCACCCTGGATCCCATGGCCTCCTGGCTGTTGCACCGCGGCCTCAAGACATTGGCCCTGCGGGTGCGGCGGGCTTCCGACAACGCCCAGGCCCTGGCCCAGTGGCTGCTCTGGCAGCCCCACGTAGCCCGGGTGGACTACCCGGGCCTGCCCAGCCATCCCGGGCACGAGATCGCCGTCCGTCAGATGGAGAAGGGGTACGGCGCCATGGTGGGCTTCGAGCTGCGGGCGGGTCTGGTGGCCGGGCAGCGGTTCTGCGAGGCCCTGGAGGTCATCACCCGGGGCGTCAGCCTGGGTGGCGTGGAAAGCCTCATCCAGCACCCCGCCAGCATGAGCCACCTAAAAACGGCCCCGGAGGTCAAGGCTCGCCTGGGCATCACGGACGGCCTGTTGCGCTTCTCGGTGGGCATCGAGGATCAGCCCGACCTCATCGCGGACCTGGAGAAGGGGTTCCAGGCGGCGGCGGTGGCGCGGTGA
- the thiS gene encoding sulfur carrier protein ThiS: MKLHLNGDLRETPDLGTLADLARWLELPAFGSAIELNGEVIRRADHPATPLKEGDRLEVVRLVGGG; this comes from the coding sequence GTGAAGCTGCACCTCAACGGCGACCTCCGGGAGACGCCCGATCTGGGCACCCTGGCGGACCTGGCCCGCTGGCTGGAGCTGCCCGCCTTCGGAAGCGCCATCGAGCTGAATGGCGAGGTCATCCGCCGGGCCGACCACCCCGCCACGCCCTTGAAGGAGGGAGATCGGCTGGAGGTGGTGCGGCTGGTGGGCGGAGGCTAA